Proteins from one Asterias rubens chromosome 21, eAstRub1.3, whole genome shotgun sequence genomic window:
- the LOC117304801 gene encoding venom phosphodiesterase 2-like: MTTEEPFWIDLAGWSKVNLTNEEVTLTFGKSYKKKSTLLYPVIVLVAVLCGVGIGIGVGYAIWYGDVPTKATVEPQKPGDKTTMMPKPPSTAKPEATTAKAVDGTTSHGGTTSHGGTSAPGKPWLGTPCFTEQQPQCPDGVDKAPLILVSLDGFRNDYLDRGVTPNLKRLSDCGVHTPYMYPSFPTLTFPNHYSIVTGLLPEHHGIIGNNMYDPELNKVFSLSGTEKDNSYWWGGEPIWNTAMKQGLIAGSYFWVGSDVEIQGMRPDYYYPYDGNTSPETKINKIKEWLQYPSDTRPDFITLYFDEPDHTGHDYGPNSDTINAMLTTVDSFIRDLMDAITEIKMENCTNIIILADHGMSNRTCDLNIVLSEFINTGDYYSRSSGGTMMRYDSKSSADIKEPEDIVKHLKCISPGSVAYVKEDTPKRWHYMNNVRIEDTLIAVDQSYTISNGPSGGCAGGGHGYDNAKSDHMRAVFLAYGPSFKGNYEVEPFHNIELMNLMCDVIGVTPPPNDGEAGSLHHMLRDLPSLPPRDDTNVSMSLVCPFPSSGLEYDDRITDDMSMCMCDTLPAGTVKSIADFDEQLKLTDTQKSASHMKHSPFGMPQINFKTDFCELTQTDYVTTYSHDLKMPLYATFTMEKHNGTSVAPVFSNCSRADVRIPAAKTPSCNDYDMATGEWANMTNGHLYSPGLTSSLDAKMDALITSNMVPQFSGFIKDLWSGVLDVHLPLWANEYNGINVVTGPIFDYDMDGLRDSMEVLTAHGSKLEDTFIPTHFFCVINRCRGGQAIGTTDCKPDPLAFIFQNKDGIQTCQMTPDFVETHTAKVKDVELLTGLRFYSDVEQYESIRARTLIISVKEVFSQWRLQHSM, from the exons ATGACAACAGAAGAACCATTCTGGATTGATTTGGCCGGATGG TCCAAGGTAAATTTGACGAACGAAGAGGTTACTCTCACCTTCGGGAAAAGTTACAAG AAAAAATCTACACTACTTTATCCCGTAATCGTA CTTGTCGCTGTATTATGCGGTGTTGGCATTGGCATTGGTGTAGGCTATGCCATTTGGTATGGAGACGTGCCTACCAAGGCCACTGTAGAGCCGCAGAAGCCTGGGGACAAGACCACGATGATGCCCAAACCCCCCTCAACGGCTAAACCTGAAGCCACAACAGCCAAAGCTGTTGATGGTACAACATCACATGGAGGTACAACATCACATGGGGGAACGTCAGCACCAG GCAAACCTTGGCTCGGAACCCCATGCTTTACAGAACAGCAGCCTCAGTGCCCCGATGG AGTGGACAAAGCTCCTCTAATTCTGGTCTCTTTAGACGGTTTCCGTAACGACTATTTGGACAGAGGAGTTACCCCAAACCTCAAGAGACTGA GTGATTGTGGAGTTCATACTCCATACATGTATCCTTCCTTTCCAACGTTGACGTTTCCAAACCATTACAGCATCGTCACG ggTCTTCTTCCTGAGCATCATGGAATCATTGGTAACAACATGTACGATCCTGAGCTCAATAAAGTCTTCTCGTTGTCCGGCACAGAGAAAGATAACAGTTACTGGTGGGGAGGGGAACCG ATCTGGAACACAGCTATGAAGCAAGGTCTAATAGCTGGAAGCTACTTTTGGGTTGGATCTGATGTGGAAATACAAG GTATGAGGCCTGATTATTACTATCCATATGACGG CAACACATCACCGGAAACAAAGatcaacaaaatcaaagaaTGGCTGCAGTACCCAAGTGACACCCG gcCAGACTTTATTACTCTATACTTCGATGAACCTGACCATACTGGTCACGATTATGGTCCAAATTCTGACACG ATCAATGCCATGTTGACGACAGTGGATAGCTTCATCCGTGATTTAATGGACGCTATTACCGAGATAAAAATGGAGAACTGCACGAACATTATCATCCTGGCTGACCATGGCATGTCTAACCGCACATGCGATCTTAACATTGTACTTAGCGAA TTCATTAACACTGGAGACTACTACTCAAGAAGTTCAGGAGGGACAATGATGAGATATGATTCAAAGAGTTCGG cTGACATCAAAGAGCCTGAAGACATTGTGAAACATCtcaag TGCATCAGTCCAGGTTCTGTGGCATATGTAAAAGAGGACACCCCAAAGCGATGGCATTACATGAATAATGTGCGCATTGAAGACACACTTATTGCAGTTGATCAAAGTTACACCATCTCCAA TGGACCATCAGGAGGTTGTGCAGGCGGAGGACATGGTTATGACAATGCAAAATCTGATCATATGAGG GCCGTGTTTCTTGCCTATGGTCCTTCATTTAAAGGCAATTATGAAGTGGAACCGTTCCATAACATAGAGTTGATGAATCTGATGTGTG ACGTTATTGGTGTCACTCCTCCGCCCAATGACGGTGAAGCTGGCAGCCTCCATCACATGCTTCGTGACCTTCCATCACTGCCTCCAAGAGATGACACTAATGTCTCTATGTCACTCGTGTGTCCTTTCCCCTCATCAGGACTGGAATATGACGATAGAATCACTGATGACATGTCCATGTGTATGTGTGACACTCTACCG GCTGGAACAGTCAAATCAATTGCAGATTTTGATGAGCAGTTGAAACTAACTGACACTCAGA AATCGGCTTCCCACATGAAACATTCCCCATTTGGAATGCCACAGATTAACTTCAAGACCGACTTCTGTGAATTGACTCAAACTGACTATGTTACGACCTACAGTCATGATTTGAAAATGCCTCTTTATGCGACATTCACAATGGAGAAGCACAAC GGTACCAGTGTAGCACCGGTATTCAGCAATTGTTCTCGCGCTGATGTTCGCATCCCGGCAGCTAAGACACCAAGCTGTAACGATTATGACATGGCGACTGGAGAATGGGCAAACATGACCAATGGACACTTGTACTCACCAG GTCTAACCAGCTCTCTTGATGCTAAGATGGACGCTCTCATTACATCAAACATGGTCCCACAGTTCTCTGGGTTCATAAAAG ATCTTTGGAGTGGGGTTTTGGATGTCCACCTGCCCCTATGGGCTAATGAGTACAACGGCATCAATGTGGTCACTGGACCAATTTTTGATTATGATATGGATGGACTCAGAGATTCCATGGAGGTTCTCACCGCACATGG atCTAAACTTGAAGATACATTTATACCGACACACTTCTTTTGTGTGATTAATCGCTGTCGAGGGGGTCAAGCAATCGGCACGACGGACTGCAAACCAGACCCGTTGGCATTcatctttcaaaacaaagaCGGCATTCAGACTTGTCAG ATGACACCGGACTTTGTAGAAACCCACACCGCTAAAGTCAAAGATGTTGAGCTTTTGACTGGTCTTCGATTTTACTCTGATGTTGAACAATACGAGTCGATTCGGGCAAGGACTTTGATTATTTCTGTAAAGGAAGTCTTCTCACAGTGGAGGTTGCAACATAGTATGTAA